GGCCTCTACCGCATCCGTTCCGCCTAAAACTTTTAAAAGCTTGTCGCAGGCAACATTGTCACTTAACGATACCATATAGCTAAGCAACTCCCTTATCGAAACATCCACATTTGCCGCCGGATATTTATCCTGCAAGGGGCTGTATGTTTTAAATAAATCGCTTTTATCCAGGCGAACCAGCTGATCTAATGTGAATTTCCCTTCGTCAATCTCGTGCAAAACGGTAATGGCAATCGGGAACTTCATCACACTCTGCATTGGCTGGCGCAGGTAGCCGTTATATGTTAACGTATCACCCGTTTCAAGGTTTAATACCGAAACCCCAACAGTACCTTTTGCATCCTTCGCAATTTCGGCAATCTTCTCCCTAAGCCTATCTTGTTGCGCATTGGCATTACCAATAAAAAAGAAACAAAACAGCAAAATATAAAAAACAACAAACCTCACCATAAGTTTCCCTAATGACTAATGACTAATGACTAATGACTAATGACTAATGACTAATGACTAATGACTAATGACTAATGACTAATGACTAATGACTATTTATGCCTGTTTTCCAGGTTTTTAGCTATCGTTTCCAACGTCAGTCCCTTTTCGCGAAGCAAAACCAACAAGTGAAAAACCAGATCGGACGATTCATTAATCAAGTCAGTTTCCGTTTCGGCCAAAGCGGCTATAACGGTTTCAACGCCTTCTTCACCAACCTTTTGAGCTATTTTGTTGAGTCCCTTATTCCGCAGCTTGTTTACGTACGATCCTTCTACCGGATTTTCGTATCTATCGGCAATAATATTTTCCAACTCCAAAATAAAGTTTTGATTATAGCCGGTGTTAAAACAACTGCGCGAGCCGGTATGGCAGGTAGGGCCATCAGCTTTAACTTTAATCAGCAAAGTATCATTATCGCAATCAATGCTGATGTTTTTTACATGCAAAAAATTACTGCTGGTTTCGCCCTTGGTCCACAAGCGGT
The genomic region above belongs to Mucilaginibacter sp. KACC 22773 and contains:
- the bla gene encoding class A beta-lactamase, giving the protein MVRFVVFYILLFCFFFIGNANAQQDRLREKIAEIAKDAKGTVGVSVLNLETGDTLTYNGYLRQPMQSVMKFPIAITVLHEIDEGKFTLDQLVRLDKSDLFKTYSPLQDKYPAANVDVSIRELLSYMVSLSDNVACDKLLKVLGGTDAVEAYIHHIGIKNFSIKASEYQMAQAWDVQFTDWVMASELTHLLNVAFKPNFLSAASHTYLWKIMQETSTGPNQIKGLLPVGTIVYHKTGRSGTNEKGISAATNDTGIIALPNGNHLAIAILVTNSPVDLKARELVIARIAKAAYDEAIK
- the hisIE gene encoding bifunctional phosphoribosyl-AMP cyclohydrolase/phosphoribosyl-ATP diphosphatase HisIE, with the translated sequence MNIDFNKTDGLVPVIIQDEQTLEVLMLGYMNQEAYDKTVQENIVTFFSRSKDRLWTKGETSSNFLHVKNISIDCDNDTLLIKVKADGPTCHTGSRSCFNTGYNQNFILELENIIADRYENPVEGSYVNKLRNKGLNKIAQKVGEEGVETVIAALAETETDLINESSDLVFHLLVLLREKGLTLETIAKNLENRHK